The Benincasa hispida cultivar B227 chromosome 9, ASM972705v1, whole genome shotgun sequence genome has a segment encoding these proteins:
- the LOC120086694 gene encoding thionin-like protein 2, whose translation MAKKWALIAWLLLSSLSTANSTSFQECYATCFVICAITPGVAFSDCPLRCLQACIIPSFPIDNNDVHRQEQNQFFCKLGCAVSSCTKFSTKQNPAEKEVGNCVDSCSQTCSMD comes from the exons ATGGCAAAGAAATGGGCTTTAATAGCTTGGCTGTTGCTCAGCTCGCTCTCCACGGCCAACTCCACCTCGTTTCAAGAATGCTACGCCACCTGCTTTGTCATATGTGCCATCACGCCCGGCGTCGCCTTCTCCGACTGCCCGTTGAGATGCCTGCAAGCTTGCATCATTCCGTCTTTCCCTATCGATAACAACGACGTCCATCGGCAAGAACAAAATCAGTTCTTCTGCAAGCTCGGCTGCGCAGTTTCCTCATGTACCAAGTTTAGCACAAAGCAAAATCCAG CTGAAAAAGAAGTGGGGAACTGTGTGGATTCTTGCTCTCAAACATGTTCCATGGATTGA